Proteins found in one Bartonella krasnovii genomic segment:
- a CDS encoding SMI1/KNR4 family protein, with protein MDNFTLSDVAQFIKVYNYITNFGTTDNAVDDIRIKKAEEILGLQFTSSYKSFLKNYGGGEIGGEEIFSIYEICAGIPSGDIVYRNLLDRRDGFINTNQLIVCTTDFGEMFYFDYTQFQNGECPLYLRFSSEDFQYYASNFYEFLYKRIKEHAGE; from the coding sequence ATGGATAATTTCACATTATCTGACGTTGCACAATTCATTAAGGTGTATAATTATATTACCAATTTTGGCACTACGGATAATGCGGTTGATGATATAAGGATTAAAAAGGCTGAGGAAATTCTTGGTCTGCAATTCACTTCGTCCTATAAGAGTTTTTTGAAAAATTATGGAGGAGGAGAAATTGGTGGTGAAGAAATATTCAGCATTTACGAGATCTGTGCGGGTATTCCTTCTGGTGATATTGTTTACCGAAACTTACTCGATAGAAGAGATGGGTTTATAAACACAAATCAGCTTATTGTTTGCACAACTGATTTTGGTGAAATGTTTTATTTTGATTATACTCAATTTCAAAATGGCGAATGCCCACTCTATCTCAGGTTTTCCTCTGAAGATTTTCAGTATTATGCAAGTAATTTTTATGAATTTCTCTACAAAAGAATTAAGGAACATGCGGGCGAATAG
- a CDS encoding HNH/ENDO VII family nuclease — protein MTELFEFKGKKVYQEDKLFESETISSWKEKGQIVYGTNIERMASGRAPIGVDCRPIMLYPITQEQNGSIREVLYSFYQEKNSVAYIHPNTNFIRKTYCWIFQKFFSKKQEEKND, from the coding sequence TTGACTGAGCTTTTTGAATTTAAAGGTAAAAAAGTTTATCAGGAAGATAAGCTTTTTGAATCTGAGACGATTTCTTCTTGGAAAGAAAAAGGACAAATAGTATATGGTACGAATATTGAGAGAATGGCATCAGGAAGAGCTCCTATTGGCGTCGATTGCAGACCTATAATGTTGTATCCTATAACACAAGAACAAAATGGCTCTATAAGGGAGGTTCTTTACTCGTTCTATCAAGAGAAGAATTCTGTCGCTTATATTCATCCAAACACAAATTTTATCCGAAAAACATACTGTTGGATTTTTCAAAAATTTTTTTCTAAAAAGCAAGAAGAAAAAAATGATTAA